From Candidatus Methylomirabilota bacterium:
GTGCGCGCTCGCGATCCCACCCTGTCGGGTTGCCACATGACGGCTCCCTGGCTCTTCGCGCGGCCCTAGCGGGTCGCGAAGACGGCGGTCTTGCCGGAGCGGTCGAAGATCAGGACCTGGTAGCGCTCGGACGCCTGGCCCGGCGACTCCATGCCAGGCGAGCCGGCGGGCATGCCGGGCACGGCGAGGCCCGCCGCGCGCGGGCGCTCCCGCAGCAGGCGGTCGATGAGGTCGGCCGGCACGTGGCCCTCGATCACGTAGCCCTCGACGAGGGCGGTGTGACAGGCCCTGAGGCGCTCGGGGACGCTATAGCGCCGCTTGATCGGCGTGACGTCGGGGACGTTCTCTGCCTTGATCGGATAACCGCTGGCGCGCAGGTGACCCACCCACCCATCGCAGCAGCCTCAGGTGGGCTCCTTGTACACGGTCACCGTGGGCTTGCTCGCCGCCACGGCCGGCGTCCCGATCAGGCCGGCCAGCCCGACGGCCAGGAATCCTCTCCGAGAGATCCGACCCGCGCTCATGACAGCGAGCATACACGATCTCGGCCGCGGGCGCGGGCAGCCAGCTCGCGCTCGACGGCCTAGCACGGCAGGCAGCAGTTGGCTGAGGACGGGTGTTATGTTATCTACGTTCCAAGTGAACCCCAAGGAGAGCATCCATGAGTGACGCGGCGCCCCTTTTGGTAGAGAAGGACGGACCGATCGGCTGGCTCATCTTCAACCGGCCGGACAAGCGCAATGCCGTGGGCATCGAGACGTGGCAGCTCGTGCCGGACTACGTCAAGGACCTGGCCTCCGATGACGCCATCCGCGTGGTCATCCTGCGCGGGGCCGGCGACAAGGCCTTCGTCGCGGGCGCCGACATCTCGCAGTTCAAGGACCGCCGGCGCAACATGGAGGACGAGGCGGAATACCGCCGCATCGGCGCGCGCGGGCGCGAGGCGCTCGCCACGCTGTCGAAGCCGCTGCTCGCCATGATCCACGGGTACTGCGTCGGCGGCGGCCTCAGCATCGCCATCGGCTGCGACATGCGCATCGCGTCGGACGACGCGCGCTTCGGCATCCCCGCGGCGCGCCTCGGCCTCGGCTACCACTACAGCGGCATGGAGCAGGTGATGGCTCTCATCGGACCGTCGTACACGAAGGAGATCTTCTTCACCGCGCGCACCAACTGGAGCGCCCAGGACGCGCTCCGCATGGGCCTGGTCAACCAGGTCGTGCCCAAGGCGGAGCTAGAGGCCTTCACGCGCGAGTACGCGCTCACGATCGCGCGCAACGCCCCGTTGACGCTCCGCTCGGCCAAGGCTACGGTGAACGAGCTGCTGCGGCCGGCGGAGAAGCGCGATCTGGCCATGCTCGAGCGCCTGATCGCCGACTGCTTCAACAGCGAGGACTATCAGGAGGGCGTTCGAGCCTTCTCGGAGAAACGCCGCCCGCAGTTCCAGGGGCACTGACAGAAACACAGCCCCCTCACCCTGCCCTCTACCCCTCGGCGGGGGAGAGGGAGATGCGCGCAAAAGGAGCGAATCATGGCCATCAACTCAGCCGTCACGTCCGCGATCGATATAGAGGACATCGAATATCTCCGCCACGGGGACAAGCCGCTGCTGGCGCGCCTCTTCAAGCCGCGCGGCGTGGGACCCTTCCCGCTGATCGTCGAGCTCCACGGCGGCGCCTGGTGCAAGGGCGACCGCACGAACGACACCCTGCTCAATGAGCCGCTGGCGAAGAGCGGCATC
This genomic window contains:
- a CDS encoding DUF411 domain-containing protein yields the protein MGHLRASGYPIKAENVPDVTPIKRRYSVPERLRACHTALVEGYVIEGHVPADLIDRLLRERPRAAGLAVPGMPAGSPGMESPGQASERYQVLIFDRSGKTAVFATR
- a CDS encoding enoyl-CoA hydratase; this translates as MSDAAPLLVEKDGPIGWLIFNRPDKRNAVGIETWQLVPDYVKDLASDDAIRVVILRGAGDKAFVAGADISQFKDRRRNMEDEAEYRRIGARGREALATLSKPLLAMIHGYCVGGGLSIAIGCDMRIASDDARFGIPAARLGLGYHYSGMEQVMALIGPSYTKEIFFTARTNWSAQDALRMGLVNQVVPKAELEAFTREYALTIARNAPLTLRSAKATVNELLRPAEKRDLAMLERLIADCFNSEDYQEGVRAFSEKRRPQFQGH